The Malus sylvestris chromosome 14, drMalSylv7.2, whole genome shotgun sequence genome segment TTCTTGGGTTGCACTCAAACTGGTACACAGGTGGAATCTATTCCTCTGGCATTCTCAAGTTACCAAATGTTACGAGGTTAGACCTCAGCTACAACAATTTTACTGGTCCTCTGCCGCTTGTTATTTCTCAGATGCCGAAGTTGGAGTTTTTAGTCCTGGCTTTCAATCAATTCAACGGAACTATACCACCGGAGTACGGAAACATTCCAACCCTCCAAGCCCTGGACCTTTCCTTCAACAGCCTAACGGGAGCAATTCCAAGCACCCTCGGAAACTTGAGCTCTCTCTTGTGGTTGATGCTTGCAAACAATTTTCTGACTGGTCCAATTCCACACGAATTGGGAAATTGTGGTAGTTTGCTGTGGCTTAATCTCGAGAACAACAAGCTCTCCGGGCCAATCCCATCTCAACTGACAAAAATTGGGAGAAATGTTAAGCAAACATTCGACAAAAATAATCAGGACTATGATAAGATCATAGGGGGATCAGTAGAGTGCTTGGCGATGAAGAGATGGATTCCTGCAGATTACCCACCTTTCAGTTTCGTGTACACGATCCTCACTAGGAAGAGTTGTCAAGGCATATGGGACCGGCTGCTCAAGGGAAACGGCCTATTTGAAATATGTGCAGCTGGCTCTTCTGTACGGACACAACAAATCTCGGGTTACATTCAACTGAGTGGGAATCAGCTTTCGGGTCAGCTCCCACCAGATATCGGTACATTGCGCAATTTTAGCATGATACATTTGGGTGTCAATAGATTCCAAGGCGAACTCCCTGCAAATATCGGTCAGTTGCCACTTGTAGTGTTCAACATCAGTGCGAACAATTTTTCGGGTCAAATTCCGGAGGAGATTGGGAATATTAAGTGCATGCGGAATCTTGATATGTCATATAACAATTTTTCTGGCACATTTCCTGTGAGCCTAAACGGCTTGACTGATTTAAGTAAGTTCAACATTTCGTACAATCCACTCATCTCCGGCATAATTCCTTCGAGTGGGCAGTTAGCAACCTTCGAGAAAGAGTCCTATCTCGGTGACCCCCTCCTGCAGCTTCCCAAATTCATCGACAACTCCACGTATCCAGCAAAAAAACCGTTCGGGAATCCGAAAAAGCCTAAAAAGTTTGCTGCATATGTTTTGGTCTTGGTTTTGCTAATTGTTGTCTTGGTATGTGGAGTTTTGTCACTTGTAGCGTGCTTATCCGGAAAGAGCCCGCCACAGCCCCCAGGATACTTGTTGGAGGACATCAAATACCGGCATGACTTGGCCTCGAGCTCTAGCAGTTCATCCCCGTGGTTGTCGGATACTGTTAAGATCATTCGTTTGGACAAAACGGCTTTTACACATGCTGACATTTTGAACGCTACACGCAATTTTTCGGAAGATAGGATTATAGGGAGGGGAGGGTTTGGGACAGTGTACCAAGGAGTATTGCCGGATGGGAGAGTAGTAGCGGTGAAGAAGCTTCTAAGAGAAGGACTCGAAGGTGAAAGGGAGTTCCGAGCTGAAATGGAGGTTCTTAGTGGGAATGGCTTTGGCTGGCCTCACCCGAACCTTGTAACTCTTCACGGCTGGTGTCTCTATGGATCCGAAAAAATATTAGTCTACGAGTACATGGAAGGCGGGACCTTGGAGGATTTTATAACTGATAGAGTAGGACTGACATGGCGAAGGCGAGTTGATGTGGCAGTTGACGTGGCTCGAGCCTTGGTGTTTCTACACCACGAGTGTTTCCCTGCCATCGTGCACCGCGATGTGAAGGCGAGCAATGTGCTGCTAGACAAGGATGGAAAGGCGAGAGTTACAGATTTCGGGCTGGCTAGAATAGTCGATGCAGGGAATACTCATGTGAGCACAATGGTGGCGGGGACTGTTGGTTATGTCGCGCCCGAATATGGGCAGACATGGCAAGCCACGACGAAAGGAGATGTGTACAGTTACGGAGTGCTGGCAATGGAGTTGGCAACCGGGAGGAGAGCGGTGGATGGAGGAGAGGAGTGCCTTGTGGAATGGGCAAGAAGGGTAATGGGTAATGGACAGCAAGGATTCAACCGGTCTGTGATACCGGTTATGCTTATGGGATCGGGGCTGGTTGATGGGGCGGAGGAGATGTGCGAGCTGCTTAAGGTTGGCATAAAGTGCACGGCCGAGGCACCACAGTCAAGGCCAAACATGAAGGAGGTTCTAGCTATGCTACTCAATATATATAATGTCGAAATGTTAAATATATAGTTCACAAAGAAATTAACTTTTCTACTCAGATTCGTTTATGTAAATTCTTCTTGTAAAGAAACGAAAAATCCAATCAATTTTGCCCCTTCTTAGGGTATTAGATTTCTACCCATGCTTTGCTGGTTCGAACTCCCATcccttaaattattgtaatagtttctaACTCTTCATCTTCtcataataatatttaaaaaaaaaaaaaaaaccaaatgaaatcatTATCCCCTACCTGAAAAATGCAATGCATTGATCAAATAAATAGCATACCTAGAGTAAGTCGAGTTGGCTAAAGTAGTGTGCTCCCTCTCTTTGCATTCAAGTTCGAATTCTcctataatttaaaatattttagtgTAAATTATCCTATCGTTGTCAGGAATCTAACTAATAAGTAATGTTTGATAAATGACTTGTTTACTTGCATATGTAATATGGAAGATAATGTCTTGAACAGAAACAGAGCATGCTGAATTGTCAAGTAACAGAAGTTGCTACTCAATCAATTACCCCATATATAATTTAGATTTATCACCGGCAGTTTTCACCTTCTAATATGATCAATGCTACTCAATAATGGGTTAAAGTGGTGCAGTCTGCCTTTTCACCAACTTCAAAACTATGTTCAATCAGTACAACGGCTTAGTGAGAGCATCTCTAACAATATTAACTAAATTTTTGTTATTGTAGCTAACCAAATGACTCAaatgttttcctttttcatatttcgcgtttattattttaaatgctTCATTCAAACTTGGTAAGTGATGTTATTTACTTTGAATTGATTTGTGCTTTGTTTGTTTACCCTAATAGAAAGCAAATATATGTTAAGATTATAGGTAAGGATGTGACATGCAAAGTTATAAACGAATTTGGATCCTCTCTAGACCTTACTGTTCAGAGTTTAAGGACCAGGAAATTCGAGCCTTTGGTTTGTGTAAAAGAGAAATCGAAGCCCTTAGTTTATGTAAAGTGGGTTAATGGAATGAGTTAATAAAATCGTCGAATTCTTGGA includes the following:
- the LOC126598642 gene encoding probable LRR receptor-like serine/threonine-protein kinase At1g74360 — its product is MYSSITKNNSWRAVCSIFLVLVVIMITGASMVAGDSLDTDREVLLSLKAFLQQTNRVNQGIYSQWNQNSSNPCEWPGISCNHDSKRVSGVQLSNQHITGEIFLNFSALTALSHLDLSKNTITGALPEDLSQCHSLKHLNLSHNTIDGGLNLNGLNQLEVLDLTVNRFYGDLGMSFPGVCSNLVVANLSANNFNGRIDHMFDECFNLQYLDLSTNYFSGEIWSGFSRLTEFSVSENYFNGTILPSVFANSCSLVDLDLSENSFSGAVPAEISKCQRLVKLDLWGNKFTGPIPSEIGSISSLQALFLGNNSFSRDLPESLLDLNSLTFLDLSRNNFSGDIQDIFGRLRQVKFLGLHSNWYTGGIYSSGILKLPNVTRLDLSYNNFTGPLPLVISQMPKLEFLVLAFNQFNGTIPPEYGNIPTLQALDLSFNSLTGAIPSTLGNLSSLLWLMLANNFLTGPIPHELGNCGSLLWLNLENNKLSGPIPSQLTKIGRNVKQTFDKNNQDYDKIIGGSVECLAMKRWIPADYPPFSFVYTILTRKSCQGIWDRLLKGNGLFEICAAGSSVRTQQISGYIQLSGNQLSGQLPPDIGTLRNFSMIHLGVNRFQGELPANIGQLPLVVFNISANNFSGQIPEEIGNIKCMRNLDMSYNNFSGTFPVSLNGLTDLSKFNISYNPLISGIIPSSGQLATFEKESYLGDPLLQLPKFIDNSTYPAKKPFGNPKKPKKFAAYVLVLVLLIVVLVCGVLSLVACLSGKSPPQPPGYLLEDIKYRHDLASSSSSSSPWLSDTVKIIRLDKTAFTHADILNATRNFSEDRIIGRGGFGTVYQGVLPDGRVVAVKKLLREGLEGEREFRAEMEVLSGNGFGWPHPNLVTLHGWCLYGSEKILVYEYMEGGTLEDFITDRVGLTWRRRVDVAVDVARALVFLHHECFPAIVHRDVKASNVLLDKDGKARVTDFGLARIVDAGNTHVSTMVAGTVGYVAPEYGQTWQATTKGDVYSYGVLAMELATGRRAVDGGEECLVEWARRVMGNGQQGFNRSVIPVMLMGSGLVDGAEEMCELLKVGIKCTAEAPQSRPNMKEVLAMLLNIYNVEMLNI